In a genomic window of Aeromonas veronii:
- a CDS encoding RnfH family protein — MSDLLNIEVVYALPQQQTVIALRVAPETCVQAAIEQSGIVHKHPEIDLAVNKFGIYSRPVKGSEPLHDGDRIEIYRPLIADPREMRKKRAEKAKEEGRADSVTGGRPDIHRKRGE, encoded by the coding sequence GTGTCTGATCTGCTCAATATCGAAGTGGTCTATGCCTTGCCCCAGCAGCAGACGGTGATTGCCCTGCGGGTGGCGCCCGAGACCTGTGTACAGGCGGCCATCGAGCAGTCCGGCATCGTGCACAAGCATCCCGAGATCGATCTGGCGGTCAACAAGTTCGGCATCTACAGCCGCCCGGTGAAAGGGAGCGAGCCGTTGCACGACGGCGATCGCATCGAGATCTACCGCCCGCTCATCGCCGATCCCCGCGAGATGCGCAAAAAGCGCGCCGAGAAGGCCAAAGAGGAGGGGAGAGCCGATAGCGTGACCGGCGGTCGCCCCGACATTCACCGCAAACGGGGCGAATAA
- a CDS encoding SRPBCC family protein — protein sequence MPRITRSALVMFSAEQMFKLVNDVDAYPQFLPGCVGSRVHEAGDDYMMASVDVAKAGIAKTFTTRNQLDVNRQIRMELVDGPFRKLAGWWTFTPLDVDACKVEFDLDFEFTSKLIEVAFGQVFRDLVSSMVSAFSNRAKVVYGV from the coding sequence ATGCCCCGAATTACGCGCAGTGCCCTGGTGATGTTCAGTGCAGAACAGATGTTCAAGTTGGTTAACGATGTGGATGCCTATCCGCAGTTTTTGCCCGGCTGTGTCGGCAGCCGTGTCCACGAGGCTGGCGATGACTACATGATGGCGTCGGTCGATGTGGCCAAGGCGGGGATTGCCAAGACGTTTACCACCCGCAATCAGCTGGATGTGAACCGTCAGATCAGGATGGAGCTGGTGGATGGCCCGTTCCGCAAGCTGGCGGGCTGGTGGACCTTTACCCCGCTCGATGTGGACGCCTGCAAGGTGGAGTTTGATCTCGATTTCGAATTCACCTCCAAGCTCATCGAGGTGGCGTTCGGTCAGGTGTTCCGCGATCTGGTGAGCTCTATGGTCTCCGCCTTCTCCAACCGCGCTAAGGTGGTGTACGGTGTCTGA
- the smpB gene encoding SsrA-binding protein SmpB — protein sequence MSKKNSKNKAGSSTIALNRTARHEYFIEEKIEAGLSLQGWEVKSLRAGKANISEAYVIFRDSEAYLFGSSFLPLQAASSHVVCDPTRTRKLLLSRRELDKLESLIARQGYTVVPLALYWKQCWVKVEIGLVKGKKEHDKREDTKAREWDREKARIMKNKHRG from the coding sequence ATGAGCAAAAAAAACAGTAAAAACAAAGCCGGGTCCAGCACCATTGCACTCAATAGAACCGCGCGCCACGAATACTTCATCGAAGAGAAGATCGAAGCGGGTCTGTCCCTGCAAGGGTGGGAAGTCAAATCCCTGCGGGCGGGCAAGGCCAACATCAGCGAGGCCTATGTCATCTTCCGCGATAGCGAAGCCTACCTGTTCGGCTCCAGCTTCCTGCCACTGCAAGCGGCCTCCAGCCACGTGGTATGTGACCCGACCCGCACCCGCAAACTGCTGCTGAGCCGTCGTGAACTCGACAAGCTCGAAAGCCTGATTGCCCGTCAGGGCTACACCGTGGTTCCCCTCGCCCTCTACTGGAAACAGTGCTGGGTCAAGGTCGAGATCGGTCTGGTGAAGGGCAAGAAAGAGCACGACAAGCGCGAAGATACCAAGGCCCGCGAATGGGATCGGGAAAAAGCCCGCATCATGAAGAACAAGCATCGCGGCTAA
- a CDS encoding integrase arm-type DNA-binding domain-containing protein: protein MPRITRPLSPTEIKAAKPKEKEYTLCDGAGLELVIKPNGSKLWRLRYYRPLTKQRNMISFGSYPTMSLADAREKRSEAKTLLQQNIDPQHHRDEQVSAALSLSEHTFEAVAKRWLDVKRPSVTPAYAENLWRSLEVYLFPEIGTVPVMEIKAQRAIKIIEPIAALAIPSYERGMTRFSGYDRRY from the coding sequence ATGCCTCGTATCACCCGCCCCTTGTCCCCAACCGAGATCAAAGCAGCCAAGCCCAAGGAGAAGGAATACACCCTCTGCGACGGGGCGGGCCTAGAGCTCGTCATCAAGCCCAATGGTTCTAAATTGTGGCGCCTGCGTTACTACCGCCCTCTCACTAAGCAGCGAAATATGATCAGCTTCGGCTCATACCCTACGATGTCATTGGCTGACGCAAGAGAGAAGCGCTCCGAAGCCAAAACGTTGCTGCAACAAAACATCGATCCCCAACACCATCGTGACGAGCAGGTATCCGCTGCGTTATCGCTGAGCGAGCACACCTTTGAAGCCGTCGCCAAACGCTGGCTTGATGTCAAACGCCCTTCCGTTACCCCTGCATATGCTGAGAATCTTTGGCGCTCGCTCGAAGTGTACCTGTTCCCCGAGATAGGCACAGTGCCCGTTATGGAAATAAAGGCACAGCGAGCCATCAAGATCATCGAGCCTATCGCAGCCTTAGCCATCCCCTCATATGAGCGAGGCATGACGCGGTTTTCGGGGTATGATCGCCGGTATTGA
- a CDS encoding IS4 family transposase, whose product MFNHEMILNHIDDIFGHDMHAKRALSLANATLGVIESGALAIHAIGNGLSLANGLERKHAVKQVDRLLTNTSFNVWNLFDDWVPYVVAERTEIVVSMDWTEFDADDHSTLVISLQTSHGRNTPLLWKTHQKSLLKGQRNAHEKALLTKLKQTLPEGVFVTVVADRGFGYRELFECLEQELDFAYVIRFKGNILVGYPDMEQVPASDWLTPTGRTRTLKEVELTGQRQRVERVYCCHKSGMKEPWFLASNRVDLSAAKALQLYGQRWGIETSFRDIKDYKFGMGMGEVHIKNPARRDRLFLFSALAIVLLTLLGKAGDSAGLERTIKVNTSKTRTYSFFRQGVIYYQLLPKMKEDYARLLMEKFTYYLKQHRLYTRTFGII is encoded by the coding sequence ATGTTCAATCACGAGATGATCCTTAACCACATCGATGACATATTCGGCCACGACATGCATGCCAAGCGTGCCTTGTCGCTCGCCAATGCCACTCTTGGCGTTATCGAGTCAGGAGCATTAGCCATTCATGCCATCGGCAATGGCCTCTCGCTGGCCAATGGGCTGGAGCGAAAGCATGCCGTCAAACAGGTCGACCGCCTGCTCACCAACACCAGCTTCAACGTCTGGAACCTGTTTGATGACTGGGTGCCCTATGTGGTGGCCGAGCGCACCGAAATCGTCGTTTCAATGGACTGGACCGAATTTGATGCGGATGACCACAGTACCCTGGTTATCAGCCTGCAAACCAGCCATGGCCGCAACACGCCGCTCTTGTGGAAGACCCACCAGAAATCGCTGCTCAAAGGCCAGCGCAATGCCCATGAGAAAGCGCTGCTGACCAAGCTCAAACAGACCTTGCCGGAAGGGGTATTTGTCACCGTGGTCGCCGACCGGGGCTTTGGCTATAGGGAGCTGTTTGAATGCCTTGAGCAAGAGCTGGACTTTGCGTATGTCATTCGTTTTAAAGGAAATATTCTGGTTGGCTATCCCGATATGGAACAGGTGCCAGCCAGTGACTGGCTGACGCCAACCGGACGGACTCGCACACTCAAAGAGGTGGAGCTCACCGGCCAGCGGCAACGGGTCGAGCGGGTCTATTGCTGTCACAAGAGCGGCATGAAAGAGCCCTGGTTTCTAGCCAGCAATCGGGTCGATTTGAGCGCCGCCAAGGCATTGCAACTCTACGGCCAACGCTGGGGTATCGAGACCAGTTTTCGTGACATCAAGGACTACAAATTCGGCATGGGGATGGGAGAGGTACACATCAAAAATCCGGCCCGCCGCGACCGGCTGTTTCTGTTCAGTGCGCTGGCGATAGTGCTGTTAACCCTGCTGGGCAAGGCGGGTGACAGTGCAGGTCTGGAGCGGACCATCAAGGTCAATACGAGCAAAACGCGGACCTACTCGTTCTTCCGGCAGGGGGTCATTTATTACCAATTACTGCCCAAGATGAAAGAGGACTATGCTCGCTTACTGATGGAAAAGTTCACCTATTACCTGAAGCAGCACCGGTTATATACCCGCACATTTGGAATTATTTGA
- a CDS encoding type II toxin-antitoxin system MqsA family antitoxin, with amino-acid sequence MAATVCPICESGHLHHQIEDIEVEYMGHTAMRPSHYSVCDACGSEQATAADLRHNKRDTLAFRKMVMGLLTGAQVRALRQRWGMTQETAARVFGGGPVAFSKYEADDVIQSEAMDKLLRLADEMPLVLQRLRRDAGVVYQAQDPWQIVAIDMANAGRQQAVITTRRNFQHEVSYG; translated from the coding sequence ATGGCTGCAACCGTATGTCCGATTTGCGAATCGGGCCATCTGCATCATCAGATTGAAGATATCGAAGTCGAATACATGGGTCACACTGCCATGCGCCCAAGCCACTACTCTGTGTGTGACGCTTGCGGTAGTGAGCAGGCAACGGCTGCCGACCTACGGCACAACAAACGAGACACACTGGCGTTTAGAAAAATGGTGATGGGTCTCCTCACGGGAGCCCAAGTACGAGCATTACGGCAACGCTGGGGGATGACCCAAGAAACCGCTGCTCGTGTATTTGGTGGTGGTCCTGTCGCATTTTCCAAGTATGAAGCGGACGATGTTATCCAATCTGAAGCCATGGACAAGTTATTGAGACTTGCTGATGAGATGCCCTTGGTTCTGCAACGACTGAGACGAGATGCAGGGGTCGTCTATCAAGCGCAAGATCCATGGCAGATCGTTGCTATCGATATGGCAAACGCCGGACGTCAGCAAGCGGTCATCACGACCAGACGTAACTTCCAGCATGAGGTTAGTTATGGCTAA
- a CDS encoding regulatory protein GemA produces MARLGIIRDGSETALNHWVQRMTARLNGGVGVAEVGWLDAPLAVKVLEALKKWSQR; encoded by the coding sequence ATGGCCCGCCTTGGCATCATCAGGGATGGTTCGGAAACTGCATTAAACCACTGGGTTCAACGGATGACCGCCCGTTTAAACGGCGGGGTAGGGGTGGCCGAGGTGGGCTGGCTGGATGCGCCTCTGGCCGTCAAAGTGCTGGAGGCGCTGAAAAAGTGGTCACAGCGTTAA
- a CDS encoding aldose 1-epimerase, with protein MTVYTLGNPHLRMRVSTQGACLLGLEDEQGRPLLRDTDPAQPWHPGQSALFPMLPLANRVAGNRFELWGEACALPASELDPDFFLHGDGWLQRWQPVALTDSSVTLQLNSQNGPFHYLAEIDYRLQGASLVARISLTHLGESPCLYGAGFHPFFWRDEQTKIRFLASGVWQEGAEHLPTDWSSRLAPHLDFRQWARPQGWLNHCYGGWRGQAELDHPARQQRLLVSSECAFLMLYQPDEGSGFVCLEPQSHAANAHHLAGHPGLRLLARGDRMSIGMTLTVASGG; from the coding sequence ATGACGGTTTACACATTGGGCAACCCGCATCTTCGGATGCGGGTTTCAACACAAGGGGCCTGTCTGCTGGGGCTGGAGGATGAGCAGGGGCGCCCGCTGTTGCGCGACACTGACCCGGCGCAGCCCTGGCATCCCGGCCAGAGCGCGCTGTTTCCCATGTTGCCGCTGGCCAACCGGGTCGCAGGCAACCGTTTTGAGTTGTGGGGAGAGGCGTGTGCATTGCCCGCGAGCGAGCTCGATCCCGATTTCTTTTTGCATGGGGATGGCTGGCTACAGCGATGGCAACCGGTGGCGTTGACCGACAGCTCGGTGACTTTGCAGCTCAACAGCCAGAATGGTCCCTTTCACTATCTGGCGGAGATCGACTATCGGCTGCAGGGGGCGAGCCTGGTGGCGCGGATCAGCCTGACCCATCTCGGGGAGAGCCCCTGTCTCTACGGCGCGGGTTTTCACCCCTTCTTCTGGCGCGACGAGCAGACAAAGATTCGTTTTCTGGCTAGCGGCGTCTGGCAAGAGGGAGCGGAGCATCTGCCGACCGACTGGTCGAGCAGGCTGGCGCCACACCTCGATTTTCGCCAGTGGGCTCGACCACAAGGGTGGCTCAACCACTGTTATGGCGGCTGGCGCGGTCAGGCCGAGCTTGACCATCCTGCCCGCCAGCAGCGGCTGCTGGTTTCAAGCGAGTGTGCCTTCCTGATGCTCTATCAGCCCGATGAGGGGAGTGGCTTCGTCTGTCTGGAGCCCCAGAGTCATGCCGCCAATGCCCACCACCTGGCCGGTCACCCCGGTTTGCGGCTACTCGCCAGAGGTGACCGTATGAGTATCGGTATGACCCTGACAGTGGCGTCCGGGGGCTGA
- a CDS encoding sugar porter family MFS transporter translates to MERTKNQLDTNGLNMSYIWMICLVAACGGLLFGYDWVVIGGAKPFYEAYFAITDPAQSGWAMSSALVGCVLGAAISGWSADRFGRKKPLILAAILFTISAWGTAAASNFDLFVVYRIIGGIGIGLASALSPMYIAEISPANKRGKFVAINQLTIVIGVLAAQLVNLMIADPVASNATQADILATWNGQSGWRWMFGAELVPALAFLVLMFFVPESPRWLAKDGQYEKASRMLGKIGGDAYAKQTLADIRQTLVGETHKVSLAELGRPSVRPILIIGIVLAVFQQWCGINVIFNYAQEIFASAGFDINSTLKSIVATGLINLLFTLIALPMVDKIGRRKLMLIGSAGLTIIYGMMAVAYATGVLGLPVLLLVLAAIAIYALTLAPVTWVLLSEIFPNRVRGLAMSAGTLALWIACFVLTYTFPLLNAGLGAAGSFLLYGLICFAGLIFIYRKVPETKGVTLEALEAQLAQGKVELTPTKASASA, encoded by the coding sequence ATGGAACGCACGAAAAATCAATTGGATACGAATGGGCTCAATATGAGCTACATCTGGATGATCTGTTTGGTGGCCGCCTGCGGTGGCCTGCTGTTTGGTTATGACTGGGTCGTGATTGGCGGGGCCAAGCCCTTCTATGAGGCCTATTTTGCCATCACGGATCCGGCCCAGTCTGGCTGGGCCATGAGCTCGGCGCTGGTGGGCTGCGTGCTGGGGGCTGCCATCTCCGGCTGGTCAGCCGACCGCTTTGGTCGCAAGAAGCCGCTGATCCTGGCCGCCATCCTCTTCACCATCTCGGCGTGGGGCACGGCTGCGGCCAGCAACTTCGATCTGTTTGTGGTTTATCGCATCATCGGCGGGATCGGCATCGGTCTGGCCTCTGCGCTCTCACCCATGTACATCGCCGAGATCAGCCCGGCCAACAAGCGCGGCAAGTTCGTGGCCATCAACCAGCTCACCATAGTCATCGGGGTGTTGGCGGCTCAGCTGGTGAATCTGATGATCGCCGATCCGGTGGCGAGCAATGCGACTCAGGCCGATATTCTGGCGACCTGGAACGGCCAGTCCGGCTGGCGCTGGATGTTCGGTGCCGAGCTGGTACCTGCGCTGGCGTTTCTGGTGTTGATGTTCTTCGTGCCGGAGTCACCGCGCTGGTTGGCCAAAGATGGTCAGTATGAGAAAGCCTCCCGCATGCTCGGCAAGATTGGCGGGGATGCTTATGCCAAGCAGACCCTGGCCGATATTCGTCAAACTCTGGTGGGCGAGACCCACAAGGTGTCGCTGGCGGAGCTAGGAAGACCTTCGGTGCGGCCGATCCTCATCATCGGGATTGTACTGGCTGTGTTCCAGCAGTGGTGCGGCATCAACGTCATCTTCAACTATGCGCAGGAGATCTTTGCCTCCGCCGGGTTTGACATCAACAGCACCCTCAAATCCATCGTCGCCACCGGTCTTATCAACTTGCTGTTTACCCTGATCGCGCTGCCCATGGTGGACAAGATTGGCCGCCGCAAACTGATGCTGATTGGCTCGGCGGGACTGACCATTATCTACGGCATGATGGCGGTGGCCTACGCCACAGGCGTACTGGGGCTGCCGGTTTTGCTGCTGGTATTGGCGGCCATCGCCATCTATGCCTTGACCCTGGCGCCGGTCACCTGGGTGCTGCTTTCGGAGATCTTCCCGAATCGGGTGCGTGGGCTGGCGATGTCGGCCGGTACGCTGGCGCTCTGGATCGCCTGCTTCGTGCTGACCTACACCTTCCCGCTGCTCAATGCCGGGTTGGGGGCTGCGGGCAGCTTCTTGCTCTATGGCCTTATCTGTTTTGCCGGTCTCATCTTTATCTATCGCAAGGTGCCCGAGACCAAAGGGGTGACGCTGGAGGCACTGGAAGCCCAACTGGCCCAGGGCAAGGTCGAACTGACGCCGACCAAGGCGAGCGCCTCGGCATGA
- a CDS encoding DUF5107 domain-containing protein: MRADVKVWVETISLPTYEVGAEDPNPMFLETRVYQGSSGAVYPYGVIDTLTGQKQMKSYQAVWLENDFIKVMLLPELGGRIHRAYDKVMNRDFVYYNEVIKPALVGLVGPWISGGIEFNWPQHHRPTTFMPVDFTITELEGGAKTVWLGEVEPMRGLQVMAGFTLYPDKALIEITGKVFNGNDTPRHFLWWSNPAVKGGDAHQSVFPPDVTAVYDHGKRDVSAFPIARGTYYKVDYSAGVDISRYRNIPVPTSYMADKSDYDFVGAYCHDEQGGLLHVADHHVSPGKKQWSWGNCDFGLAWDRNLTDDNGPYIELMTGVYTDNQPDFTWLDAGEEKVFVQNFLPYNTLGTLQNANTRAAIKLERSDDGLVCGVYAVAPLCGARFEVSDEGGVLFTLPLDLQPGQAWLEPQAITSEGRLQVRLLDEQGQPILSYLEHQPAGEALPDPATAPEPAVNLDSVDELYFIGQHLEQYLHASRSPFDYYLRALELDGGDYRCNLALATLEYNRANYEQALTYVNQALVRSHRLNKNPQCGKASLLRGHIEERLGQFDAAFDDFYKATWSGNCRDSGFFGLARIAMVRRDASQALQFVERSLAVNGTHYGAIALKGLALLESGQREAAIAYIDEQRVRYPLHYQLAFLRWLASEQPTDLEALRILCNGRGVNLCFLASDLLALGRPELAQQLLSTLQVEETLPLLFQAALLPEGEAQDALLQRAEQAFSRKVRFPNTLGEVAMLAQLPHSWFASYLLGCFHYSKRSYPQAIALWQQVCEQAPGFAPAWRNLGIYHFNKSGDPVAAEQCLSRAFALKPDDARLLFELDQLHKRCAMVPSERLALLEAHREVVLKRDDLTAELLSLYHITGQLDAAAEILRLREFHPWEGGEGKVTGQYLINQQRRALALMIQGRHEQAIPLLQQALHYPLNLGEGRLVGQTDNDIHYLLALCHLACDNQSLAAQCLQLACLGQGSLGASRYYNDQPVDYLFYQGMALARLGRVAEAQRLFEGMVGWAEQAMGESIEADFFAVSLPDLIVLDDDPQHKHRQHCLLVRALGLLGLGQRDGCEQTLRELLTLNPAHDKGHLFALICRELSLHS; the protein is encoded by the coding sequence ATGAGAGCTGATGTCAAGGTCTGGGTAGAGACCATCTCACTGCCGACCTACGAGGTAGGCGCTGAAGATCCCAACCCCATGTTTCTCGAGACGCGGGTCTATCAGGGCTCCTCGGGGGCCGTCTATCCCTATGGGGTGATCGACACCCTCACCGGCCAGAAGCAGATGAAGTCCTATCAGGCGGTCTGGCTGGAGAACGACTTTATCAAGGTGATGTTGCTGCCGGAGTTGGGTGGCCGTATCCACCGTGCCTACGACAAGGTGATGAATCGCGACTTCGTCTATTACAACGAGGTGATCAAACCGGCGCTGGTGGGGTTGGTGGGGCCCTGGATCTCCGGCGGCATCGAGTTCAACTGGCCGCAACACCACAGACCCACCACTTTCATGCCGGTGGACTTCACCATTACGGAACTGGAGGGCGGCGCCAAGACCGTCTGGCTGGGCGAGGTGGAGCCGATGCGTGGTCTGCAGGTGATGGCGGGCTTTACCCTCTATCCCGACAAGGCGCTTATCGAGATCACTGGCAAGGTGTTCAACGGCAACGACACGCCGCGCCACTTCCTCTGGTGGTCCAACCCGGCAGTGAAAGGGGGCGATGCCCACCAGAGCGTTTTCCCGCCCGACGTCACTGCCGTCTACGATCACGGCAAGCGCGACGTCAGCGCTTTCCCCATCGCTCGCGGCACTTACTACAAGGTGGACTACTCCGCCGGAGTCGATATCTCCCGCTACCGCAATATTCCGGTGCCCACCTCCTACATGGCGGACAAGTCCGACTACGACTTTGTCGGTGCCTACTGCCATGACGAGCAGGGCGGCCTGTTGCACGTGGCGGATCACCACGTTTCGCCGGGCAAGAAGCAGTGGAGCTGGGGTAACTGTGACTTCGGTCTGGCCTGGGATCGCAACCTGACCGATGACAACGGCCCCTACATCGAGCTGATGACCGGGGTCTATACCGACAACCAGCCTGACTTTACCTGGCTGGATGCGGGGGAGGAGAAGGTGTTTGTGCAGAACTTCTTGCCCTACAACACCCTCGGTACCCTGCAAAACGCCAACACCCGTGCCGCCATCAAGCTGGAGCGCAGCGATGACGGCCTCGTCTGCGGAGTCTATGCGGTGGCGCCGCTTTGCGGGGCCCGGTTCGAGGTAAGTGACGAGGGCGGAGTACTGTTTACGTTGCCTCTGGATCTGCAGCCGGGTCAGGCCTGGCTTGAGCCGCAGGCCATCACCAGCGAGGGGCGCTTGCAGGTACGCCTGCTGGATGAGCAGGGCCAGCCGATCCTGAGCTATCTCGAGCATCAGCCCGCAGGCGAAGCCCTGCCGGATCCGGCCACGGCGCCGGAACCTGCCGTCAATCTCGACTCGGTCGACGAGCTCTACTTCATCGGCCAGCATCTTGAGCAGTACCTGCACGCCAGCCGCTCGCCCTTTGATTACTACCTGCGGGCACTGGAGCTCGATGGCGGCGACTATCGCTGCAACCTGGCGCTGGCAACGCTGGAGTACAACCGCGCCAACTATGAGCAGGCGCTGACCTACGTCAATCAGGCGCTGGTCCGTTCCCATCGCCTCAACAAGAACCCCCAGTGTGGCAAGGCGAGCTTGCTGCGCGGCCACATCGAGGAGCGTTTGGGGCAGTTCGATGCTGCTTTCGATGACTTCTACAAGGCGACCTGGAGCGGTAACTGCCGCGACAGCGGCTTCTTCGGGCTGGCCCGTATCGCCATGGTGCGCCGCGATGCCTCGCAAGCGCTGCAATTTGTCGAGCGCAGCCTCGCCGTCAACGGCACCCACTACGGCGCTATCGCCCTCAAAGGGTTGGCGCTGCTGGAGTCTGGCCAGCGGGAGGCGGCTATCGCCTATATCGACGAGCAGCGAGTCCGTTATCCGCTTCACTATCAGCTGGCCTTTTTGCGCTGGTTGGCAAGCGAGCAGCCGACCGATCTCGAGGCGCTGCGCATCCTGTGCAACGGGCGCGGGGTGAATCTCTGCTTCCTGGCAAGCGATCTGCTGGCATTGGGACGCCCCGAGCTGGCGCAGCAACTGCTCTCAACACTGCAGGTGGAGGAGACCCTGCCGCTGCTGTTCCAGGCTGCATTGTTGCCGGAAGGTGAGGCGCAGGATGCCCTGCTGCAACGGGCCGAGCAGGCCTTTAGCCGCAAGGTGCGCTTCCCCAATACCCTTGGCGAGGTGGCCATGCTGGCGCAACTGCCCCACAGCTGGTTTGCCAGCTACCTGCTGGGCTGCTTCCACTACAGCAAGCGCAGCTACCCGCAAGCTATCGCACTGTGGCAGCAGGTGTGCGAGCAGGCGCCCGGGTTTGCCCCAGCCTGGCGCAACCTTGGCATCTATCACTTCAACAAGAGCGGCGATCCGGTGGCGGCCGAGCAGTGTCTGAGCCGGGCCTTTGCCCTCAAGCCGGATGATGCCCGCCTGTTGTTTGAACTGGATCAGCTGCACAAGCGCTGCGCCATGGTGCCAAGCGAGCGGTTGGCGCTGCTGGAGGCGCATCGTGAGGTGGTCCTCAAGCGCGACGACCTGACCGCCGAACTGCTCAGCCTCTATCACATCACCGGCCAGCTGGATGCGGCCGCCGAGATCTTGCGGCTGCGCGAATTCCACCCCTGGGAGGGGGGCGAGGGCAAGGTGACCGGCCAGTACCTCATCAATCAGCAACGCCGGGCATTGGCGTTGATGATTCAGGGACGCCACGAGCAGGCCATTCCGTTGCTGCAACAGGCGTTGCACTACCCCCTCAATCTGGGGGAGGGACGTCTGGTAGGACAGACCGACAACGATATCCATTACCTGTTGGCGCTCTGCCATCTGGCCTGTGACAACCAGAGTCTGGCGGCCCAGTGCCTGCAACTGGCCTGCCTGGGTCAGGGTTCGCTGGGGGCCAGCCGCTACTACAACGATCAGCCGGTGGATTATCTCTTCTATCAGGGTATGGCGCTGGCACGTCTTGGTCGGGTTGCGGAGGCGCAGCGTCTCTTTGAAGGAATGGTCGGCTGGGCCGAGCAGGCGATGGGCGAGTCGATCGAGGCGGACTTCTTCGCCGTCTCACTGCCGGATCTCATCGTGCTGGATGACGACCCGCAGCACAAACATCGCCAGCACTGTCTGCTGGTCAGAGCACTCGGTCTGTTAGGGCTGGGTCAGCGGGATGGTTGTGAACAGACCTTGCGAGAGCTGCTCACCCTTAACCCGGCTCACGACAAGGGACACCTCTTTGCCCTGATCTGCCGCGAGCTGTCACTCCACTCATAA
- a CDS encoding ROK family protein, with protein sequence MSIGLNNQKVRHHNKQVLLALLYQLKEASKSTLARHCELSIPAVSKILDELVADGAISHSDQNLSQRGINGGSYRIASGQGAILCLNISPTHLESILVDNLITPLDEFSDQKIAPQTPDELLHLIEAHYYQHKRRHKGLAIRLALAVHGQVNPATGVSQTMPQAPWHAPVELKYLLEERLGCEVMVDNDCIMLALAQKWQGREGNGDFCVINVDYGIGSAFIINDQIYRGALFGSGQIGHTIINPDGSACACGRYGCLETVASLFAIKKRARVFLKQQASADNPAQAGVELDTAQLLALYHQGDAMIRALVDEGARAIGLSLYNFLNILNINRIWLYGRSCDFGETWLQTIVSQTGANPFDCSDAVNATHIRFGKLSRAQQVMGIGYLYVERALAKAM encoded by the coding sequence ATGAGCATAGGGTTGAACAACCAGAAGGTCCGCCACCACAACAAGCAGGTTCTGCTGGCCCTGCTCTATCAGCTCAAGGAGGCGAGCAAGTCCACCCTGGCGCGCCACTGCGAGCTCTCCATTCCGGCGGTCAGCAAGATCCTTGACGAGTTGGTGGCCGATGGCGCCATCAGCCACAGCGATCAGAACCTCTCCCAGCGCGGCATCAATGGCGGCAGCTACCGCATTGCCAGCGGCCAGGGGGCCATTCTTTGCCTCAATATCAGCCCCACCCATCTGGAGAGCATCCTGGTGGATAACCTGATCACCCCGCTAGATGAGTTCAGCGACCAGAAGATTGCCCCGCAAACCCCCGATGAGCTGCTGCACCTGATTGAAGCGCACTACTACCAACACAAGCGCCGCCACAAGGGACTGGCGATCCGGCTGGCCTTGGCGGTACACGGTCAGGTCAACCCGGCGACCGGGGTGTCGCAAACCATGCCGCAAGCCCCCTGGCACGCGCCAGTTGAGCTCAAGTACCTGCTGGAGGAGCGGCTGGGCTGCGAGGTGATGGTGGATAACGACTGCATCATGCTGGCACTGGCCCAGAAGTGGCAGGGCCGGGAAGGGAACGGGGATTTTTGCGTCATCAACGTCGATTACGGTATCGGATCGGCCTTTATCATCAACGACCAGATCTACCGGGGCGCCCTGTTTGGCAGCGGCCAGATAGGCCACACCATCATCAATCCGGACGGCAGCGCCTGTGCCTGCGGCCGCTATGGCTGCCTGGAGACAGTTGCCTCGCTGTTTGCCATCAAAAAGCGGGCCCGGGTCTTTCTCAAGCAACAAGCCAGTGCCGACAACCCGGCGCAGGCGGGTGTAGAGCTTGATACCGCCCAACTGCTCGCGCTCTACCATCAGGGGGATGCCATGATCCGCGCCCTGGTGGACGAAGGGGCCCGTGCCATTGGCCTGAGTCTCTACAACTTCCTCAATATCCTTAACATCAACCGCATCTGGCTCTATGGCCGCAGTTGCGATTTTGGTGAAACCTGGCTGCAAACCATCGTCAGTCAGACCGGCGCCAACCCGTTCGACTGCAGCGATGCGGTCAACGCCACCCATATCCGTTTCGGCAAGCTCAGCCGCGCCCAGCAGGTGATGGGGATTGGCTATCTCTATGTGGAGCGAGCCTTGGCAAAAGCCATGTAA